CGTCCTCTGCTCTGCGCTTCCCTGGATTTTCGACCTGGCTTCGGTGTGGTACCTGGCCGCACCGACGCTCCTCGGAGCATGGTTTGTCTGTCGCGCGCTGCTTTTCCTGTCACCCACCGGACGTGAACCTGCTGCGAGACGCCTTTTCCTCGCCTCCATCCTCTGGCTTCCTCTGCAACTCGGGGCGCTTGTCGCCGACCGGATGATCTTTTTTTGACCGCGT
The Phycisphaeraceae bacterium genome window above contains:
- a CDS encoding UbiA family prenyltransferase is translated as HFMAIAWIHRRDYAAVNFPMLPVRDATGRATALWSLINTFLVVLCSALPWIFDLASVWYLAAPTLLGAWFVCRALLFLSPTGREPAARRLFLASILWLPLQLGALVADRMIFF